One Blattabacterium cuenoti DNA window includes the following coding sequences:
- a CDS encoding undecaprenyl-diphosphate phosphatase, translating to MNYVQSIILGVIEGITEFFPISSTGHMILIASMMKILNNKITNLYIVSVQFGSILSIIFLYRKKLFFQKKSFYAKILIANFPVGIVGFILYNKINSFLKNPILVSLSLFLGGLIILKSEDFYKKNILKKRNDITYYRAFIIGLFQCISLIPGVSRSGTTIVSGLLQNIDRKKSIEFSFFLSIPIIMIAFLKKMFDFCIESDILCNENIIYILIGNIFSFITSMISIKYFIKYLKNNDFKLFGYYRIIIGFLFIFFKLI from the coding sequence ATGAACTATGTACAATCTATAATTTTAGGAGTTATTGAAGGTATTACAGAATTTTTTCCAATATCTTCCACTGGACATATGATACTTATAGCATCTATGATGAAAATATTGAATAATAAAATTACAAATTTATATATTGTTTCTGTACAATTTGGATCTATTTTATCAATAATATTTTTATATAGAAAAAAACTTTTTTTTCAAAAAAAAAGTTTTTATGCAAAAATACTTATAGCCAATTTTCCTGTAGGAATAGTTGGATTTATTTTATATAATAAAATAAATTCTTTTTTAAAGAATCCTATTTTGGTATCTTTATCCTTGTTTTTAGGTGGATTAATAATATTAAAATCAGAAGATTTTTATAAAAAAAATATTTTAAAAAAAAGAAATGATATTACATATTATAGAGCATTTATAATTGGATTATTTCAATGTATATCTTTAATACCAGGAGTATCTAGAAGTGGAACTACTATAGTATCAGGATTATTACAAAATATAGATAGAAAAAAATCAATTGAGTTTTCATTTTTTTTATCTATTCCCATTATTATGATTGCTTTTTTAAAAAAAATGTTTGATTTTTGTATAGAATCAGATATATTGTGTAATGAAAATATAATATATATTTTAATAGGAAATATTTTTTCATTTATTACATCTATGATATCAATTAAATATTTTATAAAATATTTAAAAAATAATGATTTTAAATTATTTGGTTATTATAGAATTATCATTGGATTTTTATTTATTTTTTTTAAATTAATATAA
- the truB gene encoding tRNA pseudouridine(55) synthase TruB, which produces MNFNLLELQNGMILMVDKPWGWSSFKVVKTIKNFIKRKINIKIKIGHSGTLDPMATGLLIILIGKATKKTNIFHNYKKSYTGIIKLGCETISLDSETEEINFSSISHITPKLIEKTSKKLIGEINQIPPYFSALKKNGKRLYQYARNKEKIELFSRKIIIYKFNILNIWIPYLKFFIECGKGTYIRSVAKDLGYFLNSKAYLFSLRRESIGNFFFSNKLKKIDELSNIFSCYTT; this is translated from the coding sequence ATGAATTTTAATTTATTGGAATTACAAAATGGAATGATACTAATGGTAGATAAACCATGGGGTTGGAGTTCTTTTAAAGTAGTAAAAACGATAAAAAATTTTATAAAAAGAAAAATAAATATTAAAATAAAAATAGGTCATTCTGGAACTCTAGATCCAATGGCTACAGGTTTATTAATTATTCTTATTGGTAAAGCAACTAAGAAAACAAATATTTTTCATAATTATAAAAAATCATATACAGGAATAATTAAATTAGGATGTGAAACAATTTCTTTAGATTCAGAAACTGAAGAAATAAATTTTTCTTCTATTTCCCACATTACTCCAAAATTAATTGAAAAAACATCTAAAAAATTAATAGGAGAAATCAATCAAATTCCACCTTATTTTTCTGCATTAAAAAAAAATGGTAAAAGACTTTATCAATATGCTAGAAATAAAGAAAAAATAGAATTATTTTCCAGAAAAATAATAATTTATAAATTTAATATATTAAATATATGGATACCATATTTAAAATTTTTTATAGAATGTGGAAAAGGTACTTATATAAGATCAGTAGCTAAAGATTTAGGATATTTTTTAAATAGTAAAGCATATTTATTTTCTTTAAGAAGAGAAAGTATAGGAAATTTTTTTTTCTCTAATAAATTAAAAAAAATAGATGAACTATCTAATATATTTTCATGTTATACTACTTAA
- the rpsP gene encoding 30S ribosomal protein S16 has product MVKIRLRRVGKKHKPIYHIVIADSRFPRNGKFIEKLGIYNPHTNPSQIFIKIEKSISWIMKGAQPTKTVKSIFHKNGIWLKKYLLNGVKKGLLTKEKSLEKFNKWYKKNNNIINDIK; this is encoded by the coding sequence ATGGTAAAAATTCGTTTGAGAAGGGTTGGTAAAAAACATAAACCTATTTATCATATAGTAATAGCAGATTCTCGTTTTCCTAGAAATGGAAAATTTATTGAAAAATTAGGTATTTATAACCCCCATACAAATCCATCCCAAATTTTTATAAAAATAGAAAAATCTATTTCATGGATAATGAAAGGTGCACAACCTACGAAAACTGTAAAATCTATTTTTCATAAAAATGGAATTTGGTTAAAAAAATACTTGTTAAATGGAGTGAAAAAAGGTTTGTTAACTAAAGAAAAATCATTAGAAAAATTTAATAAATGGTATAAAAAAAATAATAATATAATAAATGATATAAAATAA
- a CDS encoding dicarboxylate/amino acid:cation symporter, translated as MKIKKIKYKILIIAFLSVLICIGVHLFKSFLGVNNSILCVLRCFVISMFLLYALLKRDLTTWILLSIIIGIEIGIDLPKIAVQLRFLSQIFLRLIKTIIAPILFSTLVVGIASHSNIKQLGSMGWKSLLYFEVVTTLALFIGLIAINLSKAGVGIIIPNGINDQQLPKVESRTWQEMILHIFPENFIKSIYHGDVLPIVVFSVIFGVSMVFIEEKKRNIIISFAESLSEIMFKFTKIIMYFAPIGVGAAISYTIGHMGLEILYNLGQLLLTLYFALFIFLILVLLPILMWIKVPLKGFIKALAEPVSLAFATTSSESALPLLMENLEKLGVPKKIIAFVIPTGYSFNLDGTTLYLSLATVFVAQAAGIHLSFSQQIFIGLTLILTSKGVAGVPRASLVILLATVASFGLPNWPILAIIGIDELMDMARTTVNVIGNGLASCVIARSEGELDDKKMLDYTKDL; from the coding sequence ATGAAAATAAAAAAAATAAAATATAAAATTTTAATTATAGCTTTTTTAAGCGTTTTAATTTGTATAGGAGTTCATTTATTTAAATCTTTTTTAGGTGTTAACAATTCAATTTTATGTGTATTAAGATGTTTTGTTATTTCTATGTTTTTATTATATGCTTTATTAAAAAGGGATTTGACTACTTGGATTTTATTGTCTATTATAATAGGGATAGAAATAGGAATAGATCTACCTAAAATTGCTGTACAATTAAGATTTTTATCTCAGATATTTTTGAGGTTAATAAAAACTATTATTGCCCCAATATTATTTTCAACTTTAGTAGTAGGTATCGCTAGTCATTCTAATATTAAACAATTAGGAAGTATGGGGTGGAAATCATTGTTATATTTTGAAGTGGTTACTACTTTAGCATTATTTATTGGACTTATTGCTATAAACTTATCTAAAGCTGGAGTAGGGATTATTATTCCTAATGGAATTAATGACCAACAATTACCAAAAGTTGAAAGTAGAACTTGGCAAGAAATGATATTACATATTTTTCCTGAAAATTTTATAAAATCTATATATCATGGAGATGTTTTACCTATTGTAGTATTTTCAGTAATATTTGGAGTTTCTATGGTTTTTATAGAAGAAAAAAAAAGGAATATAATTATTTCTTTTGCAGAAAGTTTATCGGAAATTATGTTTAAATTTACTAAAATTATTATGTATTTTGCTCCTATAGGAGTAGGGGCAGCTATTTCTTATACAATAGGACATATGGGATTGGAAATCCTATATAATTTAGGACAATTGTTATTAACTTTATACTTTGCATTATTTATATTTTTAATACTAGTTTTACTTCCTATTTTAATGTGGATTAAAGTCCCATTGAAAGGGTTTATAAAAGCTTTAGCAGAACCTGTTTCATTAGCATTTGCTACTACAAGTTCCGAATCAGCTTTACCATTACTTATGGAAAATTTAGAAAAATTAGGAGTTCCGAAAAAAATAATTGCTTTTGTGATACCAACTGGATATAGTTTTAATTTAGATGGAACAACTCTTTATTTATCTTTAGCTACCGTTTTTGTAGCACAAGCAGCTGGTATCCATTTAAGTTTTAGTCAACAAATATTTATTGGTTTAACTTTAATTTTAACTAGTAAAGGTGTAGCGGGGGTACCTAGAGCATCTCTAGTAATACTTTTAGCAACTGTAGCTTCTTTTGGGTTACCAAATTGGCCAATATTAGCTATAATAGGAATTGATGAATTAATGGATATGGCTAGAACTACTGTTAACGTTATAGGTAATGGATTAGCTAGTTGTGTTATTGCTAGATCTGAAGGTGAATTAGATGATAAAAAAATGTTAGATTATACTAAAGATTTGTAA
- a CDS encoding diphosphomevalonate/mevalonate 3,5-bisphosphate decarboxylase family protein gives MNENDFIYKNKNNFIRKIEKKGIIEKNGYSNIALIKYWGKKKNLEQIPSNSSISYMLANLYTRTRLIYEINKKNDNPSIEFYFHRKKNNFFYLKIKNFFRKILIYCSYLKNFNFIIETYSNFPHSSGIGSSASSMSSIALCIMEIERRISFLTTNFFLKKSSFLSRLGSGSACRSIYPGLSIWGVHKSIKESNDLYSIPYPYMVHKIFKKIENTILVIDEKPKSISSSKGHELMNKHPYAKNRFKHANYNMDRLISILKLGDIQEFGKIIEQESLDLHAMIMTSNPYYLWIKPNTINVIQSIWDFRIQTKKNIYFTLDAGANIHLLYPFIDKKIIFKWIKDNLSFYCKKIIKSFCIWD, from the coding sequence TTGAATGAAAATGATTTTATTTATAAAAATAAAAATAACTTTATAAGAAAAATAGAAAAGAAAGGAATAATTGAAAAGAATGGTTATTCAAATATTGCTTTGATTAAATATTGGGGTAAAAAAAAAAATTTGGAACAAATTCCTTCTAATTCATCTATAAGTTATATGTTAGCGAATCTTTATACAAGAACAAGATTGATTTATGAAATTAATAAAAAAAATGATAATCCTTCTATTGAATTTTATTTTCATAGAAAAAAAAACAATTTTTTTTATCTGAAAATAAAAAATTTTTTTAGAAAAATTTTAATTTATTGTTCTTATTTAAAAAATTTTAATTTTATTATAGAAACATATTCTAATTTTCCTCATAGTAGCGGTATAGGGTCATCAGCCTCATCTATGAGTTCTATTGCTTTATGTATTATGGAAATAGAAAGAAGAATATCATTTTTAACTACAAATTTTTTTTTAAAGAAATCGTCTTTTTTATCTAGATTAGGATCTGGTAGTGCCTGCCGATCTATTTATCCAGGATTATCTATTTGGGGCGTTCATAAGTCAATAAAAGAAAGTAACGATCTTTATTCTATTCCATATCCTTACATGGTACATAAAATTTTTAAAAAAATAGAAAATACTATCTTAGTAATAGATGAAAAACCTAAAAGTATATCAAGTTCAAAAGGTCATGAATTGATGAATAAACATCCATACGCTAAAAATAGATTTAAACATGCTAATTATAATATGGATAGACTGATATCTATATTAAAGTTAGGTGATATACAAGAATTTGGTAAAATTATAGAACAGGAATCTTTGGATCTTCATGCTATGATCATGACTTCAAATCCTTATTATTTATGGATTAAACCTAATACAATAAATGTTATTCAATCCATTTGGGATTTTAGAATACAGACTAAAAAAAATATATATTTTACATTAGATGCTGGAGCTAATATCCATTTATTATATCCATTTATAGATAAAAAAATAATCTTTAAATGGATTAAAGATAATCTTTCCTTTTATTGTAAAAAAATAATTAAAAGTTTTTGTATATGGGATTAA
- a CDS encoding pyridoxal phosphate-dependent aminotransferase, with translation MENRLSYRSKNISYSHTIAMSSQARKLKNKGYDIVNLSIGEPDFLPPKFVLDAAKKAIDDGHHYYTPVSGYYDLKETICKKFYRDNRIKYNPSQIVVSTGAKQSIMNVLFSLLDKNDEVLIPSPYWVSYLQMIKLCESKPIIIPTQIENNFKIYPKQIEEYITPKTKLFIFNNPCNPTGSVYSYNELKQLVNILKKYPKLLILSDEIYEYIYYLKNNSTTSIASFSEIYHQVITLNGLSKAFSMTGWRIGYIGAPNWIAKSCEKIQGQITSCPNSIAQRAAIAALNSSPLNINYMIKSFENRRNIVLDMMKDIDGFQFNKPDGTFYIFPKISNFFGKKLKGKVIKNSYEFSELLLNKIYVSTVGGFAFGNDQYLRISYASSEKNIIKAFKRLKKLVN, from the coding sequence ATGGAAAATAGATTATCCTATCGTTCAAAAAATATATCATATTCACATACTATAGCAATGTCATCTCAAGCTAGAAAATTGAAAAATAAGGGGTATGATATTGTTAATCTTAGTATAGGTGAGCCTGATTTTTTACCTCCTAAATTTGTATTAGATGCTGCTAAAAAAGCTATTGATGATGGACATCATTATTATACTCCTGTTTCTGGATATTATGATTTAAAAGAAACAATATGTAAAAAGTTTTATCGTGATAATCGTATAAAATACAATCCATCACAAATAGTAGTATCTACTGGGGCAAAACAATCTATAATGAATGTTTTATTTTCTTTATTAGATAAAAATGATGAAGTATTAATTCCATCTCCCTATTGGGTTAGTTATTTGCAAATGATCAAACTATGTGAATCTAAACCAATTATTATACCAACTCAAATAGAAAATAATTTTAAAATCTATCCAAAACAAATAGAAGAATATATAACACCAAAAACTAAGTTATTTATATTTAATAATCCATGTAATCCTACAGGAAGTGTTTATTCCTATAATGAATTAAAACAATTAGTAAACATTTTAAAAAAATATCCAAAATTATTGATTCTTTCTGATGAAATATATGAATATATTTATTATTTAAAAAATAATTCTACTACAAGTATTGCATCATTTTCTGAAATATATCATCAAGTTATAACATTAAATGGTTTATCTAAGGCATTTTCAATGACTGGATGGAGAATTGGATATATTGGAGCTCCAAATTGGATTGCAAAATCATGTGAAAAAATACAAGGTCAAATTACTTCTTGTCCTAATTCTATTGCACAAAGAGCTGCTATTGCCGCATTAAATTCTTCTCCATTAAATATAAATTATATGATAAAGTCTTTTGAAAATAGAAGAAATATTGTATTAGATATGATGAAAGATATCGATGGTTTTCAATTTAATAAACCTGATGGTACTTTTTATATTTTTCCAAAAATTTCAAATTTTTTTGGAAAAAAATTAAAAGGAAAAGTTATTAAAAATTCATATGAGTTTTCTGAATTATTACTTAATAAAATTTATGTATCTACTGTAGGAGGGTTTGCTTTTGGTAATGATCAATATTTACGTATTTCTTACGCTTCATCAGAAAAAAATATAATAAAAGCTTTTAAAAGATTAAAAAAATTAGTTAATTAA
- the rsmG gene encoding 16S rRNA (guanine(527)-N(7))-methyltransferase RsmG, protein MDLIKKYFSDLSRIQYNKINNMNQLYKYWNVFVNLISRKTFINNSFYQNHVLLCLSIAKVLKFFHGSTIMDLGTGGGFPGIPLSIIFPNSKFLLVDSIMKKIKIVEKIVTHLNLNNVYPICIRAEKLNMKFDFVVNRGITNINMINNWIKNKFRIKSNHKIQNGSLYLKGGDVTHEIKNFPNAIIYNLHQYFDEPFFKEKKIIWIPNIL, encoded by the coding sequence ATGGATTTGATTAAAAAATATTTTTCAGACCTATCACGTATACAATACAACAAAATAAACAATATGAATCAATTGTATAAATATTGGAATGTATTCGTTAATTTAATTTCTAGAAAGACATTTATTAATAATTCTTTTTATCAAAATCATGTATTACTTTGTTTAAGTATAGCAAAAGTATTAAAATTTTTTCATGGATCTACAATAATGGATTTAGGAACAGGTGGTGGGTTTCCTGGAATACCTCTTTCTATCATATTTCCTAATTCTAAATTTTTATTAGTAGATTCTATTATGAAAAAAATAAAAATTGTGGAAAAAATAGTTACTCATCTTAATTTAAATAACGTATATCCAATCTGTATTCGTGCAGAAAAATTAAATATGAAATTTGATTTTGTTGTTAATAGAGGTATTACAAATATTAACATGATAAATAATTGGATAAAAAACAAATTTAGGATAAAATCTAATCATAAAATTCAAAATGGATCTTTATATTTAAAAGGAGGAGACGTAACTCATGAAATAAAAAACTTTCCTAATGCAATAATATATAATTTACATCAATATTTTGACGAACCATTTTTTAAAGAAAAAAAAATTATTTGGATTCCAAATATTTTATAA
- a CDS encoding amidohydrolase family protein, whose translation MNPRKIFIEKIRENGGWVNAHTHLDRAYTLTNDNFKYSYFPLKKKWYLVDEMKRLATEDDIYFRMEKALEFFLIQGTQAICTFIDVDEIIEDRALKAAKKLKDNYENYIKIRFANQVLKGVLNKRSKYWFDKSIDFVDIIGGLPAKDYGNEEKHIDLLLKTAKINGKFVHVHVDQFNTSEEKETEQLAKKTIEYGMQGKVVAIHSVSLAAHKKNYRYNIYQLMKKARLMVISCPIAWIDHIRNEKFSPNHNSITPVDEMMPEGIIVAFGTDNICDIYKPFSDGNLWIELRFLLEACHYYDIDQLVKIATINGLKVLGILNS comes from the coding sequence ATGAACCCTAGAAAAATTTTTATAGAAAAAATAAGAGAAAATGGTGGATGGGTAAATGCTCATACTCATTTAGATAGGGCTTATACATTAACTAATGATAATTTCAAATATTCTTATTTTCCTCTTAAAAAAAAATGGTATTTAGTTGATGAAATGAAACGTTTAGCAACAGAAGATGATATTTATTTTCGAATGGAAAAGGCATTAGAATTTTTTTTAATACAAGGAACCCAAGCTATATGTACATTTATTGATGTAGATGAAATTATTGAAGATCGTGCATTAAAAGCTGCTAAAAAATTAAAAGATAATTATGAAAATTATATAAAAATACGTTTTGCAAATCAGGTTCTTAAAGGAGTTTTAAATAAAAGATCAAAATATTGGTTTGATAAATCTATAGATTTTGTAGATATTATTGGAGGATTACCTGCGAAAGATTATGGTAACGAAGAAAAACATATTGATCTATTATTAAAAACAGCTAAAATTAATGGAAAATTTGTACATGTTCATGTAGATCAATTTAATACTTCTGAAGAAAAAGAAACAGAACAATTAGCAAAAAAAACTATTGAATATGGAATGCAAGGAAAAGTTGTAGCTATTCATAGTGTATCTTTGGCTGCCCATAAAAAAAATTATCGATATAATATTTATCAATTAATGAAAAAAGCTAGACTAATGGTAATATCTTGTCCAATTGCATGGATTGATCATATAAGAAATGAAAAATTTTCACCTAATCATAATTCTATAACTCCAGTAGACGAAATGATGCCAGAGGGTATTATTGTTGCTTTTGGTACTGATAATATTTGTGATATATATAAACCATTTTCCGATGGAAATTTATGGATAGAATTAAGATTTTTATTGGAAGCTTGTCATTATTATGACATAGATCAATTAGTAAAAATTGCAACAATAAATGGATTAAAAGTATTAGGGATATTAAATTCATAA
- the lysS gene encoding lysine--tRNA ligase, translating to MSLSEQQIIRRNKLNKIKTLGINPYPSKEYLINNTAENIHKNFVDKKKVSIAGRLMSLRILGKVSFGEIKDNTGRIQIYIKKNYLYIDNIRKEDIYNIFIKKLLDIGDIIGIKGFLFKTKMNEITIYIRKLTLLSKSIRPLPQVKISRDKKIYDKFSDVEQRYRMRYVDLIVNDKVKNIFFKRTKIIKKIRKFLDKKGYLEVDTPILQPIPGGAIARPFITYHNTLGIPLYLRIANELYLKRLIVGGFNGVYEFSKNFRNEGMDRYHNPEFTVLELYVAYKDYYWMMNFTEKLITSIFIEFDYKIINKNNKIYNSLQFSKISILDSIKKYTGFDIKNMNKIDLIKICIALKINYEKKWNKCKIIEHIFDEKCKKNYVNPTFITDYPLEMSPLTKKHRENEHLSERFELIINGQEIANAYSELNDPIDQLDRLKKQIEYKNKKELENNSLIDEDFVRSLEFGMPPTAGIGIGIDRLIMLLTGQRSIQEVLFFPQMRPKKIT from the coding sequence ATGTCTTTATCAGAACAACAAATTATACGAAGAAATAAGTTAAATAAAATTAAAACATTAGGTATTAACCCTTATCCTTCAAAAGAATATTTGATTAACAATACAGCTGAAAATATACATAAAAATTTTGTTGATAAAAAAAAAGTAAGTATTGCTGGTAGATTAATGAGTTTACGAATTTTAGGAAAAGTATCATTTGGAGAAATAAAAGATAATACAGGACGTATACAAATTTATATAAAAAAAAATTATCTGTATATAGATAATATAAGAAAAGAAGATATTTATAATATTTTTATAAAAAAATTATTAGATATAGGAGACATTATTGGAATAAAAGGATTTCTATTCAAAACAAAAATGAATGAAATTACTATTTATATTAGAAAATTAACTCTTTTATCAAAATCTATACGTCCATTACCCCAAGTAAAAATTAGTAGAGATAAAAAAATATATGATAAATTTTCTGATGTAGAACAACGTTATAGAATGCGATATGTAGATTTAATAGTCAATGATAAAGTAAAAAATATTTTTTTTAAACGTACTAAAATTATTAAAAAAATAAGAAAATTTTTAGATAAAAAAGGATATCTAGAGGTAGATACACCTATATTACAACCAATTCCTGGTGGAGCAATAGCAAGACCTTTTATAACTTATCATAATACACTGGGAATACCATTATATTTACGTATAGCTAATGAACTTTATTTAAAAAGGCTTATAGTTGGTGGATTTAATGGAGTTTACGAATTTTCTAAAAATTTTAGAAATGAAGGAATGGATAGATATCATAATCCAGAATTTACTGTATTAGAATTATATGTTGCTTATAAAGATTATTATTGGATGATGAATTTTACGGAAAAACTTATAACATCTATATTTATAGAATTTGATTATAAAATTATAAATAAAAATAATAAAATATATAATTCTCTTCAATTTTCAAAAATATCAATCTTAGATTCAATTAAAAAATATACTGGATTTGATATTAAAAATATGAATAAAATAGATTTAATAAAAATTTGTATTGCCTTAAAAATTAATTATGAAAAAAAATGGAACAAATGTAAAATTATTGAACATATTTTTGATGAAAAATGTAAAAAAAATTATGTAAATCCTACTTTTATTACCGATTATCCTTTAGAAATGAGTCCTCTAACTAAAAAACATCGTGAAAATGAACATCTATCAGAACGATTTGAATTAATTATAAATGGACAAGAAATTGCTAATGCTTATTCAGAACTAAACGATCCTATTGATCAACTTGATCGATTAAAAAAACAAATAGAATATAAAAATAAAAAAGAATTAGAAAATAATTCCTTAATAGATGAGGATTTTGTACGTTCTTTAGAATTTGGTATGCCCCCAACTGCAGGAATTGGGATTGGAATAGATCGATTAATTATGTTATTAACAGGACAAAGATCTATTCAGGAAGTATTATTTTTTCCCCAAATGCGTCCAAAAAAAATAACATAA
- a CDS encoding lipoate--protein ligase family protein — protein MKKKIIFYKNMKIRKYEETSSFQKELFDKLQKKISNPNICVVGYLLFIEYHTNIFTIGKNGNQNKHLLVPLDFLKKKI, from the coding sequence ATGAAAAAAAAAATAATCTTTTATAAAAATATGAAGATAAGAAAATATGAAGAAACGTCTTCTTTTCAAAAAGAATTATTTGATAAATTACAAAAAAAAATATCCAATCCTAATATATGCGTTGTTGGATACTTATTATTCATAGAATATCATACCAATATTTTTACTATAGGTAAAAATGGAAATCAAAATAAACATTTATTAGTTCCATTAGATTTTTTAAAAAAAAAAATATAA
- the lipB gene encoding lipoyl(octanoyl) transferase LipB has product MTYHGPGQLVIYPIIDLHYFFMDIHKYIRSLEEVIIKSLWNGYKINGIRLNGKTGVWISTNEKIKIFKKICSIGIKVSRWITMHGLALNINTNLKYFDYIIPCGINNIKMTSLRKELKYNKINNNKLFYEVKKLVKKSFQEIFDIDYIHL; this is encoded by the coding sequence ATAACTTATCATGGACCAGGACAATTAGTTATTTATCCCATTATAGATTTACATTATTTTTTTATGGATATACATAAATATATACGTTCTTTAGAAGAAGTTATAATTAAATCATTATGGAATGGTTATAAAATAAATGGAATACGATTAAATGGAAAAACAGGAGTTTGGATATCAACAAATGAAAAAATTAAAATTTTTAAAAAAATATGTTCTATAGGAATTAAAGTTAGTCGTTGGATTACTATGCATGGATTAGCTTTAAATATAAATACAAACTTAAAATATTTTGACTATATAATTCCATGTGGAATTAACAATATAAAAATGACTTCTTTAAGAAAAGAGTTAAAATATAATAAAATCAATAATAATAAACTTTTTTATGAAGTAAAAAAATTAGTAAAAAAATCATTTCAAGAAATTTTTGATATTGATTATATTCATTTATAA